A window from Heteronotia binoei isolate CCM8104 ecotype False Entrance Well chromosome 15, APGP_CSIRO_Hbin_v1, whole genome shotgun sequence encodes these proteins:
- the LOC132582944 gene encoding GTPase HRas-like, with product MTEYKLVVVGAGGVGKSALTIQLIQNHFVDEYDPTIEDSYRKQVVIDGETCLLDILDTAGQEEYSAMRDQYMRTGEGFLCVFAINNTKSFEDVHHYREQINRVKDSDDVPMVLVGNKCDLPSRTVDTKQAQELARSYGIPFVETSAKTRQGVEDAFYTLVREIRKHKEKISNGRKKKSSKRKCVIL from the exons ATGACGGAATACAAACTGGTGGTGGTGGGCGCTGGTGGCGTTGGGAAGAGTGCATTGACCATACAGCTGATCCAGAATCATTTTGTGGATGAATATGACCCAACTATAGAG GATTCGTACCGGAAGCAGGTGGTAATTGATGGAGAGACATGCCTCTTGGATATTCTGGACACAGCTgggcaagaggaatacagtgccATGCGTGACCAGTATATGAGGACAGGAGAAGGCTTCCTTTGTGTCTTTGCAATCAACAACACAAAGTCTTTTGAAGATGTTCACCACTACAG AGAACAGATCAACCGTGTGAAGGATTCTGATGATGTTCCTATGGTGCTTGTTGGCAATAAGTGTGATCTCCCCTCTCGGACAGTGGATACTAAACAGGCTCAGGAACTGGCCAGAAGCTATGGAATCCCCTTTGTAGAGACCTCTGCTAAAACCAGACAG GGAGTGGAGGATGCCTTCTACACCCTGGTGCGAGAAATCCGAAAGCACAAAGAAAAGATCAGCAATGGGCGCAAGAAGAAATCTTCCAAAAGGAAGTGTGTTATCCTCTGA